GGCGGCGAAAGGGGCGACCACCAACGAGAGGGCGAAGAATACGGCGGGAAGCCAGCGCATTACTTTTTTCATGGAATCATCCTCTACGGAAGACGGGGACACACTGCACGACCTCCGGCGACTGTTTGACATGACCCACCAATACGCAAATCAAGCTAGCAGTCGGGACGCCCTCACTGGGGAGTCCTGGCCCGGGGGACGTAGGCATCATGTGCGTCACGGAGATTGGCGTGAACTGTACTTTCGTCCACCCCCCAACATACGCCCGAACGAGACCAAGTTGCGATTCACCGTGGACGAAACTGAATTAGCTCAAGCCAGAACAGCGATTGCCCCGCCATGAGCCCCGCACAAGCTGACAGCGGGGCCCGATCGAACAAACATGGAAACCTCGACAACCGGCGACAGCAACGCGCCCAGCTCCAAGCTCAACATGTCCCCCGCAGCAGGGTCGGCGATTTCGCGCCGGCTCGGACGGCTACCTCCGAGGCATCAAAGAGGAACTCAGGCCATACTTGCTCGAGTAAAAATGGGGGCCGCAGAAGGAGACTCACCGATGGATCGTCGAGCGCTCCCTGTCCTGACTCTTGAAGTGACACAGTCTGCCCACCCACAACAACAAGCAGGCCGCTACTACCGCGGACTCGCACGATTCGCCTCCGCTCTCCTCGGGTTCAGTAGACTGCTCCGGACAAGAACTGACCGGAGTTTGAGCGAGTCAGCAGTGTCCAATGCGACATGGCCGCCAACGCAGCCACATGTCCAGAAGTCCAAGGCTGATTGACATCACACGGAGCATGAGGCAGTTGTTCCCCATCCTCCGACTGTTACCGCGACGTAGGTGCCGCCCGCGCTCAAGGCGGAGATGACGAGGCTGCCCGCGAGAGACAGCCTGATGGTGGTGACTGAGGACAGCGGCGCGGAGGAGGAAGGCGGATGGGCGGGAGAGTCGCTCATGCCCAGACAGAAGGGGCGGACTCATGCGACTTCAGGTCGGAGTGGCGCCACTTCAACAGCTCGCGTGTTCAAGACAACCAACCTGGATTACCCCAGGTGTAACGCAAAGGGACGACACCATGCAGACCGGAACCGTGAAGTTCTACAACCCGGACAAGGGTTTTGGCTTCATCACCGCCGAGAACGGGAGCGACGTTTTCGTGCATTGCTCCGCCCTCGAAAGCAATGGATTCAAACCCCTTGAAGTGGGCCAGCAGGTCTCTTTCGACATCAAAGAGGGGCAGCAGGG
The genomic region above belongs to Myxococcus guangdongensis and contains:
- a CDS encoding cold-shock protein, which translates into the protein MQTGTVKFYNPDKGFGFITAENGSDVFVHCSALESNGFKPLEVGQQVSFDIKEGQQGPPQATNVKRL